A DNA window from Labilithrix sp. contains the following coding sequences:
- a CDS encoding DUF2089 domain-containing protein, giving the protein MPRLVVRCPSCEGDLLATRLTCRSCGTALEGKFEIPALLQLAADDLAFVTAFVRASGSLKAIAQQLGVSYPTVRNRLDDILAKLERLEKGVDAKRHAILDALENGKLTAEAAAEELKKVGL; this is encoded by the coding sequence ATGCCTCGGCTGGTCGTTCGATGCCCTAGCTGCGAAGGGGATCTCCTCGCGACGCGGCTCACCTGCCGGTCGTGCGGGACCGCGCTCGAGGGCAAGTTCGAGATCCCGGCGCTCCTCCAGCTCGCGGCCGACGACCTCGCGTTCGTCACCGCGTTCGTGCGGGCGAGCGGGAGCCTCAAGGCGATCGCGCAGCAGCTCGGCGTCAGCTACCCCACGGTGCGGAACCGCCTCGACGACATCCTCGCGAAGCTCGAGAGGCTCGAGAAGGGCGTCGACGCCAAGCGCCACGCGATCCTCGACGCGCTCGAGAACGGGAAGCTGACCGCCGAAGCGGCGGCCGAGGAGCTGAAGAAGGTCGGGCTATGA